From the Macaca nemestrina isolate mMacNem1 chromosome 18, mMacNem.hap1, whole genome shotgun sequence genome, the window GGGCAGGTCTgagaacaattaaaaatagaccACGTGTTAGTGCCAACCGCAGCTTGTTCAACCTGCTTTGTCTTTCAGGACTCCCGTGTCCAGCCTGAGTTCCAGCCTCACTGAGTGGCCACCCCCAAAGCGCTTCCATCCGAGGAAGCCCCCAGCACTGACCATGTCTATTATGGACCACAGCCCCACCACGGGCGTGGTCACAGTCATCGTCATCCTCATTGCCATCGCGGCCCTGGGGGCCTTGATCCTGGGCTGCTGGTGCTACCTGCGGCTGCAGCGCATCAGCCAGTCAGAGGACGAGGAGAGCATCGTGGGGGATGGGGAGACCAAGGAACCCTTCCTGCTGGTGCAGTATTCGGCCAAGGGACCGTGCGTGGAGAGAAAGGCCAAGCTGATGACTCCCAACGGCCCGGAAGTCCACGGCTGAGCCAGGATGCGAGGCTCCTGGTCCTGTTTGCAGCCGGCCGAGAGGCGCTGGGAGGGGCAAAACCACATGGACGCGCTGCTGTCTGAGAGGAAGGGCTGACACTTGCTGGCATGGCCTCTGCGGGCTTCGTCATCGCATGCACTGATGCCCGGGGACCTGGCTGTCCTGGGCTTCGCC encodes:
- the LOC105467756 gene encoding stannin isoform X1, producing MSPGWGQSGPQLRTTEQGTPVSSLSSSLTEWPPPKRFHPRKPPALTMSIMDHSPTTGVVTVIVILIAIAALGALILGCWCYLRLQRISQSEDEESIVGDGETKEPFLLVQYSAKGPCVERKAKLMTPNGPEVHG
- the LOC105467756 gene encoding stannin isoform X2; translated protein: MSIMDHSPTTGVVTVIVILIAIAALGALILGCWCYLRLQRISQSEDEESIVGDGETKEPFLLVQYSAKGPCVERKAKLMTPNGPEVHG